Proteins encoded together in one Streptomyces umbrinus window:
- a CDS encoding DUF445 domain-containing protein: MESAKADQTDGAGPEGQHARPGGAANRTVPGRAMNSFSPADEEKFRGVRRMKLTATGLLLFVAVVYVLAKWAGNSGAGAWTGYVAAAAEAGMVGALADWFAVTALFRHPLGIPIPHTAIIPTKKDQLGVSLGEFVGENFLSRDVVRQRLRAVGIGSRLGTWLADPEHADRVTAELATALRGALAVLRDSDVQAVVGEAINRRADAQEIAPGIGKMLEKVVADGGHRRVVDLICVRAHDWLVFHNDQVMDAVQGGAPGWTPRFVDKRVGERVYKELLRFVTEMRDMPAHPARGALDRFLTDFANDLQSDTDTRARVENLKREVLGRGEVQDLIASAWSSVRQMIVSAAEDERSELRLRVRASLLSLGARTATDAKLQAKVDGWVEGAAVYIVTTYRDEITSLITDTVAGWDAEHTSKKIEAHIGRDLQFIRINGTVVGSLAGLLIYGVSRALGA; the protein is encoded by the coding sequence ATGGAAAGCGCGAAAGCGGATCAAACGGATGGAGCGGGGCCCGAAGGGCAGCATGCCCGGCCCGGCGGTGCGGCGAACCGCACGGTGCCCGGGCGCGCGATGAACTCGTTCAGCCCTGCGGACGAGGAGAAGTTCCGCGGGGTGCGCCGGATGAAACTCACGGCGACGGGCCTCCTGCTGTTCGTCGCCGTCGTCTACGTACTGGCCAAGTGGGCCGGGAACTCCGGCGCGGGCGCCTGGACGGGCTATGTCGCGGCGGCCGCCGAGGCCGGCATGGTCGGCGCGCTCGCCGACTGGTTCGCCGTCACCGCGCTGTTCCGGCACCCCCTCGGGATCCCCATCCCGCACACCGCGATCATCCCCACCAAGAAGGACCAGCTCGGCGTCTCCCTGGGCGAGTTCGTCGGGGAGAACTTCCTCTCGCGGGACGTCGTGCGGCAGCGGCTGCGCGCCGTCGGCATCGGCAGCCGCCTCGGCACCTGGCTGGCCGATCCGGAGCACGCCGACCGGGTGACCGCGGAGCTGGCCACCGCCCTGCGCGGCGCCCTCGCCGTGCTGCGCGACTCGGACGTGCAGGCCGTCGTCGGCGAGGCCATCAACCGGCGGGCCGACGCCCAGGAGATCGCCCCCGGCATAGGGAAGATGCTGGAGAAGGTCGTCGCGGACGGCGGTCACCGGCGGGTCGTCGACCTGATCTGCGTACGCGCCCACGACTGGCTCGTCTTCCACAACGACCAGGTGATGGACGCGGTACAGGGCGGCGCCCCCGGCTGGACCCCGCGGTTCGTCGACAAGCGGGTCGGCGAGCGCGTCTACAAGGAACTGCTGCGCTTCGTCACCGAGATGCGCGACATGCCCGCCCACCCGGCGCGCGGCGCCCTCGACCGGTTCCTCACCGACTTCGCCAACGACCTCCAGTCCGACACCGACACCCGCGCGCGCGTGGAGAACCTCAAGCGGGAGGTCCTCGGACGTGGCGAGGTCCAGGACCTGATCGCGTCCGCCTGGTCCTCCGTACGGCAGATGATCGTGTCCGCGGCGGAGGACGAGCGCAGTGAGCTGCGGCTGCGTGTTCGTGCCTCGCTGCTCTCGCTCGGGGCGCGGACGGCCACCGACGCGAAGCTCCAGGCCAAGGTCGACGGGTGGGTCGAGGGGGCCGCGGTGTACATCGTGACGACCTACCGGGACGAGATCACCTCGCTCATCACGGACACGGTCGCGGGCTGGGACGCCGAGCACACCTCGAAGAAGATCGAGGCGCATATCGGGCGGGACCTGCAGTTCATCCGGATCAATGGCACGGTGGTCGGCTCGCTGGCGGGCCTTCTGATTTATGGGGTGTCCCGGGCGTTGGGGGCGTAG